The Pogona vitticeps strain Pit_001003342236 chromosome 3, PviZW2.1, whole genome shotgun sequence genome includes a window with the following:
- the EXOSC3 gene encoding exosome complex component RRP40, with translation MAGGGSCLAEERIGQVVLPGDALLLPGQAEADGERLRLVTSRTREGRLVCGPGLRRGGEGLLVTKCGLLRYRGPSGQTGAGSSSGGTYWVDSQQKRYVPVKGDHVIGIVTAKAGDIFKVDVGGSEQASLSYLAFEGATKRNRPNVQVGDLIYGQFIVANKDMEPELVCIDSSGRANGMGVIGQDGFLFKVSLGLIRKLLAPDCEIIQDLGQLYPFELVFGMNGRIWVKAKTIQQTLIVANVLEACEHMTAEQRKQAVTKLLEN, from the exons ATGGCGGGCGGCGGTTCTTGCTTGGCGGAGGAGCGGATCGGGCAAGTGGTCCTACCGGGAGATGCGTTGCTCCTGCCCGGCCAAGCAGAGGCCGATGGCGAACGGTTGCGCCTGGTGACCAGTAGGACCCGGGAAGGGCGGCTCGTTTGCGGGCCAGGGCTGAGAAGAGGCGGGGAAGGCCTACTGGTCACGAAATGCGGACTGTTGCGCTATCGCGGCCCCTCCGGACAGACGGGCGCCGGAAGTAGTTCCGGGGGAACTTATTGGGTGGACTCTCAGCAGAAGCGG TATGTGCCAGTCAAGGGAGATCATGTGATAGGCATAGTGACTGCCAAAGCTGGGGACATATTCAAGGTGGATGTTGGAGGAAGTGAGCAAGCATCTCTGTCCTACTTGGCATTTGAAGGTGCAACCAAAAGGAATAGGCCAAATGTACAG GTGGGAGACCTTATTTATGGCCAATTCATTGTTGCCAATAAAGACATGGAACCGGAGCTGGTCTGTATAGACAGCAGTGGCCGGGCAAATGGGATGGGAGTAATTGGACAAGATGGATTTTTATTCAAGGTGTCATTAGGCCTAATAAGAAA aCTATTAGCTCCAGATTGTGAAATCATCCAGGACTTGGGACAACTTTATCCATTTGAACTGGTCTTCGGAATGAATGGAAGGATTTGGGTGAAAGCCAAAACAATTCAACAGACTTTAATTGTGGCAAATGTCCTGGAGGCGTGTGAGCACATGACTGCAGAACAGAGAAAACAAGCAGTCACTAAACTTTTAGAGAACTAA